A stretch of the Neodiprion lecontei isolate iyNeoLeco1 chromosome 4, iyNeoLeco1.1, whole genome shotgun sequence genome encodes the following:
- the LOC107218875 gene encoding alcohol dehydrogenase class-3, which translates to MADTAGKVIKCKAAVAWSEKQPLSLEEIEVAPPKAHEVRIKISATALCHTDAYTLGGLDPEGIFPCVLGHEGAGIVESVGPGVTEFQPGDHVIPLYIPQCGECKFCKSPKTNLCGKIRTTQGKGVMPDGTSRFTCKGKTLAHFMGCSTFSEYTVVADISLSKVDPKAPLDKVCLLGCGVPTGYGAALNTAKVEPNSTCAIWGLGAVGLAVALGCKAAGASRIIGIDVNKDKFEQAKLFGCTEFVNPKDYDKPIQEVLVELTDGGLDYTFECVGNVHTMRAALESCHKGWGTSVIVGVAGAGQEISTRPFQLVTGRVWKGTAFGGWKSRDSVPKLVKDYQSKKLLLDEFVTQNLPFDQINEAFDLLHSGKSLRAVLHF; encoded by the exons ATGGCAGATACCGCAGGAAAG GTGATCAAGTGCAAAGCAGCCGTAGCATGGTCAGAGAAACAGCCACTTTCGCTGGAAGAAATTGAAGTGGCACCCCCGAAGGCACATGAAGTTCGCATTAAGATTTCAGCAACTGCCCTTTGCCATACCGATGCCTATACCCTGGGTGGATTAGATCCGGAAGGTATATTCCCATGTGTACTTGGCCACGAGGGTGCAGGAATTGTTGAAAGTGTAGGACCAGGTGTGACAGAATTCCAGCCAG GTGATCATGTCATCCCACTATATATACCTCAGTGCGGTGAATGCAAATTCTGCAAGTCACCAAAGACAAATTTGTGTGGGAAAATTCGTACCACTCAGGGCAAAGGTGTGATGCCTGATGGCACATCTCGCTTCACTTGCAAGGGAAAGACTCTAGCTCATTTCATGGGCTGTTCCACGTTCTCAGAATACACGGTCGTTGCGGACATTTCACTTTCCAAG GTTGATCCTAAAGCTCCTCTCGACAAAGTTTGTCTTCTGGGCTGTGGGGTGCCAACAGGATATGGGGCTGCTCTGAATACTGCAAAAGTTGAGCCAAATAGTACGTGCGCTATTTGGGGGTTGGGTGCAGTGGGTTTGGCTGTTGCTCTTGGGTGCAAAGCAGCTGGAGCTTCCCGTATCATCGGGATTGACGTCAATAAGGATAAATTCGAACAAG CTAAACTATTTGGTTGCACCGAGTTTGTAAATCCAAAGGACTACGATAAACCAATTCAAGAAGTTCTTGTTGAGCTTACTGATGGTGGTCTTGATTACACATTTGAATGTGTAGGAAATGTACATACTATG AGAGCTGCTTTGGAATCATGCCACAAAGGTTGGGGCACGTCTGTCATTGTCGGAGTAGCTGGGGCTGGGCAAGAGATTAGTACTCGTCCATTCCAACTAGTAACTGGTCGCGTTTGGAAAGGAACTGCATTTGGCGGTTGGAAATCGCGAGACAGTGTGCCCAAGCTGGTCAAGGATTATCAATCAAAGAAACTGCTTCTGGATGAGTTTGTCACACAAAATCTTCCGTTCGATCAGATCAACGAAGCCTTTGATCTTCTACACTCAGGAAAAAG TTTGAGAGCTGTTCTGCATTTCTAA